In Equus caballus isolate H_3958 breed thoroughbred chromosome 25, TB-T2T, whole genome shotgun sequence, one DNA window encodes the following:
- the EDF1 gene encoding endothelial differentiation-related factor 1 isoform X2 → MAILAAQRRGEDVETSKKWAAGQNKQHSITKNTAKLDRETEELHHDRVTLEVGKVIQQGRQSKGLTQKDLATKINEKPQVIADYESGRAIPNNQVLGKIERAIGLKLRGKDIGKPIEKGPRAK, encoded by the exons ATG GCCATCTTAGCGGCTCAGAGACGAGGAGAAGATGTGGAGACTTCCAAGAAAT GGGCCGCTGGCCAAAACAAACAGCATTCGATCACCAAGAACACAGCCAAGCTGGACCGGGAGACAGAGGAGCTGCACCATGACCGGGTGACCCTGGAGGTGGGCAAGGTGATCCAGCAGGGCCGGCAGAGCAAGGGACTGACGCAGAAGGACCTGGCGACG aaaatcaACGAAAAGCCCCAGGTCATCGCAGACTATGAGAGTGGACGGGCCATTCCTAATAACCAGGTTCTGGGCAAAATCGAGAGAGCCATCG GCCTCAAGCTCCGGGGGAAAGACATTGGGAAGCCGATCGAGAAGGGGCCAAGGGCGAAATGA
- the EDF1 gene encoding endothelial differentiation-related factor 1 isoform X1 — protein sequence MAESDWDTVTVLRKKGPTAAQAKSKQAILAAQRRGEDVETSKKWAAGQNKQHSITKNTAKLDRETEELHHDRVTLEVGKVIQQGRQSKGLTQKDLATKINEKPQVIADYESGRAIPNNQVLGKIERAIGLKLRGKDIGKPIEKGPRAK from the exons ATGGCCGAGAGCGACTGGGACACGGTGACGGTGCTGCGCAAGAAGGGCCCCACGGCCGCGCAGGCCAAGTCCAAGCAG GCCATCTTAGCGGCTCAGAGACGAGGAGAAGATGTGGAGACTTCCAAGAAAT GGGCCGCTGGCCAAAACAAACAGCATTCGATCACCAAGAACACAGCCAAGCTGGACCGGGAGACAGAGGAGCTGCACCATGACCGGGTGACCCTGGAGGTGGGCAAGGTGATCCAGCAGGGCCGGCAGAGCAAGGGACTGACGCAGAAGGACCTGGCGACG aaaatcaACGAAAAGCCCCAGGTCATCGCAGACTATGAGAGTGGACGGGCCATTCCTAATAACCAGGTTCTGGGCAAAATCGAGAGAGCCATCG GCCTCAAGCTCCGGGGGAAAGACATTGGGAAGCCGATCGAGAAGGGGCCAAGGGCGAAATGA